AGATTATGTGTAAAAACAGTCTACACCTCATTTATAATAGCAAAAAAGGCATCTCAGATGAGATGCCTTTTTTGCTATTATAAAGAGAGTTATTTATTCTTAAGCCATACCTCATGTATAGCCTCCGCAATAGAGCGAAATTCGTCATCAGATAACTTCAATTTCGGATTCGAGATTATCATATCAGATTCCTTATTAATAGGAATTAAGTGAATATGAGCATGCGGTACTTCGAGCCCCATCACAGCAACACCTATCCGCTTACAAGGAATCGCCTCTTCAATAGCTTTGCCTACTTTCTTTGCGAAAACATGCATCGCCGCTAAATCATGATCCTTCAAATCAAAAATATAATCTATTTCCTGTTTAGGAACAACCAATGTGTGCCCTTTTACCAATGGGTTAATATCCAAAAAAGCAAAAAAATCATCATTTTCAGCCACCTTATAACAAGGTATATCGCCAGCTATAATTTTACTAAAGATACTTGCCATAATACTCACTATTAAAGGAAAACATATACTATATATAAAGAAAGGTTGAAAATTTATATCATTCTCAACCTTACTAAATTCACTTAAAACGAAATATTTACCACCTGTAAACTAACCTTTCCTTGCGGAACTTGAATTTCGGCAACATCACCTACCTTCTTTCCTAACAAGCCTTGAGCAATAGGTGTACTTACAGACAATTTGCCTTCTTTCAGATTAGCTTCACTCTCTGAAACAATTGTATAAACCATTTTCATACCATTTTTCAGATTCTTCAATTCTACTTTACTTAGTATTTGAACTGAATCAGTGGTCAACTTAGACTCATCAATAATCTTTGCATCTCTAATGATAAGTTTAAGTTTATTAATCTTCATCTCCAACATGCCTTGAGCTTCTTTAGCTGCATCATACTCCGCATTTTCAGACAAGTCCCCCTTATCCCTTGCTTCTGCAATCTGCCTTGATATCTCAGGACGATTAACAGTCTCCAGCACCCTTAGTTCTTCAACTAGTTTCTTGTAACCTTCTTCAGACATATAAGCCATGACATTCCTCCTTCTTATTATTATTAACGGTCATATAAAACAAAAAAAGAATTCCAACATGGATAATGTTGGAACCCTCTCTTCTATACTTATTGGCAAAGATAGTACTTTAAATAACACGTGTCAAGTAAAAACAGATGCTATGTAACATATTTAACAGAATATTTTTAATTATCGTAACTTAAAGCAATGCTTTAATCGCTGCATCAAGGTCTTTCAAGCTTTCTCCTCTTGCACTTAATTCGTTCTTTCTATTTACAAGAAAGTAAGCAGGAACTTGCTTCACATTATAGACAGCCGCCGTAGTAGAGTAAATGCCATTTGCATCCCGCACACAAATCCAAGGCAGATTATCAATAGAGGTTCTCCAAAAATGTTCATCAGCATCTAAAGATACCTGATATATCTCAAGCCCTTTAGACGCGTATTTATTATATAAATCTCGCAAAGTAAAATTATGAGCAGCAGAAACTGCGCTTTGATAAATAGTAAAATCTAACAAAACAACTTTGCCTTTTAAATCACTCAATTTACGAATATTTCCTTTACCATCTCTGAGAGAAATATCAATAACCCCTGTTTCTATTATTTTATCCTTCGGAAGCTCAAGAGTTTTCTGCTGAGGCTTCCTTGTATTCTTCATCCCTTTAATAACAATATTATATAAATTCTTAGAACGATCAGCATGTGGATACTTATTATTAAGACTAGTAGCCACTGCTGCGAAACATTTGATATCCTCTTTATTATTCAACGGATCAAAAATCAAGTAGTCATTGAGTTTTTGAAACAAAGCAAAATAAGCAGAAGAAGTATTAGGCGCAGCATAAATATAATGCAATTTTACATCCTCCTTATATTTACCAATTACAGAAGCCAAACTATCTTCAAAAATATCATTCGTAATTACATTCGCTTGAATAGATCTTACTAAAGCATCAACATCAGCCTGTAATTTAGTCTGCTTTATTGTTAATTCTTTTATTTTCTTACAATCTTCAGAGCCATCAATAGAATAAGACGTTGAAAAATCGGCATACGGTGCCTTGACAACTACCAATTCTGTAGAATCAATAGAGAAATTAATTACTTTATTATCTATTCTAAGTCGATAAAATTCAGGAGATTCAGGAGAAGTATATTTGAAACTAAAAGTTCCATTTTTCTTCAATTTAACAGAATCAAGAGGAACAATGCCCTCAAGGCCTGAAGCTTCCAAGTACAACATTTTATCTTCAGCTCCAGAAATGTTTCCCTTTACACTAAACTTTGGACCGGTATCACATCCATTTAATAACAACAAAGCAAAAATTACCGAAAGTATTTTTCTCATATGACGCTTAATTTTTTCAATTTGCAAATATAGTTCTTTTCAAGATTACTCAAAGTATTTTATAAACTTCTTCAATTTTGAATAAAAAAAACAAGTTGAAAGCAACTTTTCATCTCATTTCCAAGATATTAGAATGATAATTATATATCTTTGCACGAATTTTGAAAGAAAGATATAGATAAAACAATTTTTATGATTAACCCAATTGTTAAAACAATCGAGTTGGGAGATGGAAGAACCATCACGCTCGAGACGGGAAAATTGGCAAAACAAGCGGACGGATCCGTTATGCTTCGCATGGGTAATACCATGTTATTAGCTACTGTTTGTGCCGCTAAAGATGCAGTTCCCGGAACCGATTTTATGCCTTTACAGGTAGAGTATAAAGAAAAATATGCCGCTTTCGGTCGTTTTCCTGGTGGTTTCACCAAACGAGAAGGAAGAGCATCTGACAATGAAATTTTGACCTGCCGACTTGTCGACAGAGCTCTTCGTCCTTTATTTCCTGACAATTACCATGCAGAGGTATACGTCAACATTATCCTCTTTTCTGCCGACGGCATCGATATGCCTGATGCCCTTGCAGGTCTTGCAGCATCTGCAGCCATTGCCGTATCAGACATTCCGTTCAATGGTCCTATATCTGAAGTCCGCGTAGCTCGTGTCAACGGGGAATATACCATCAACCCGACCTTTGAGCAATTAGCAAAAGCTGACATGGACATCATGGTTGCAGCTACTTACGAAAATATTATGATGGTAGAAGGTGAAATGAGTGAAGTGTCAGAAGCTGAACTTCTAGAGGCGATGAAGGTTGCTCATGAAGCCATAAAAATACATTGCAAAGCTCAAATGGAGCTTACAGAAGAAGTTGGCAAAACCGTAAAACGCGAATATTGCCATGAAGAAAATGATGAAGAGCTAAGAAAAGCTGTTCACGAAGCTTGTTATGCCAAAGCCTATGCAATCGCAGAATCAGGCAATAAAAACAAACATGAACGCGAAGATGCTTTCAAAGCTATTCGTGAAGAATTCAAAGCAACATTTAGTGAAGAAGAGCTAGCTGAGAAGAGTGCTCTCATCGACAAGTATTATCATGACGTAGAAAAAGAAGCTATGCGCCGCTGCATCCTAGATGAAGGAAAACGCCTTGACGGACGCGAGACTACTGAGATACGTCCAATATGGAGTGAAGTTGGTTATTTACCAGGACCTCACGGATCTGCCATCTTCACAAGAGGTGAAACTCAATCTCTAACTTCCGTAACTCTGGGTACCAAATTAGATGAAAAAATCGTTGACGATGTGTTATGCCACGGAAGAGAGCGCTTCTTATTGCACTACAACTTCCCTCCTTTTTCTACTGGAGAAGCTAGAGCACAACGCGGCGTAGGAAGACGAGAAATAGGTCATGGTAATTTGGCTCACAGAGCACTTAAAGGTATGATCCCTAACAATTATCCATATGTAGTAAGAGTCGTATCCGACATTATGGAATCGAATGGTTCTTCTTCTATGGCTACAGTATGCGCAGGTACATTAGCCTTAATGGATGCTGGTGTAAAAATCAAAAAACCTGTATCTGGAATTGCTATGGGATTAATCAAAAATTCCGGAGAAGAGAAATATGCCGTATTATCTGACATTCTAGGTGATGAAGATCATCTTGGAGACATGGACTTTAAGGTTACAGGTACAAAAGATGGCATCACAGCAACTCAAATGGATATCAAAGTTGACGGTTTATCATTTGAAATATTGGAGCGT
This is a stretch of genomic DNA from uncultured Bacteroides sp.. It encodes these proteins:
- a CDS encoding DUF4369 domain-containing protein, with the translated sequence MRKILSVIFALLLLNGCDTGPKFSVKGNISGAEDKMLYLEASGLEGIVPLDSVKLKKNGTFSFKYTSPESPEFYRLRIDNKVINFSIDSTELVVVKAPYADFSTSYSIDGSEDCKKIKELTIKQTKLQADVDALVRSIQANVITNDIFEDSLASVIGKYKEDVKLHYIYAAPNTSSAYFALFQKLNDYLIFDPLNNKEDIKCFAAVATSLNNKYPHADRSKNLYNIVIKGMKNTRKPQQKTLELPKDKIIETGVIDISLRDGKGNIRKLSDLKGKVVLLDFTIYQSAVSAAHNFTLRDLYNKYASKGLEIYQVSLDADEHFWRTSIDNLPWICVRDANGIYSTTAAVYNVKQVPAYFLVNRKNELSARGESLKDLDAAIKALL
- the greA gene encoding transcription elongation factor GreA, which produces MAYMSEEGYKKLVEELRVLETVNRPEISRQIAEARDKGDLSENAEYDAAKEAQGMLEMKINKLKLIIRDAKIIDESKLTTDSVQILSKVELKNLKNGMKMVYTIVSESEANLKEGKLSVSTPIAQGLLGKKVGDVAEIQVPQGKVSLQVVNISF
- a CDS encoding HIT family protein codes for the protein MASIFSKIIAGDIPCYKVAENDDFFAFLDINPLVKGHTLVVPKQEIDYIFDLKDHDLAAMHVFAKKVGKAIEEAIPCKRIGVAVMGLEVPHAHIHLIPINKESDMIISNPKLKLSDDEFRSIAEAIHEVWLKNK
- the pnp gene encoding polyribonucleotide nucleotidyltransferase translates to MINPIVKTIELGDGRTITLETGKLAKQADGSVMLRMGNTMLLATVCAAKDAVPGTDFMPLQVEYKEKYAAFGRFPGGFTKREGRASDNEILTCRLVDRALRPLFPDNYHAEVYVNIILFSADGIDMPDALAGLAASAAIAVSDIPFNGPISEVRVARVNGEYTINPTFEQLAKADMDIMVAATYENIMMVEGEMSEVSEAELLEAMKVAHEAIKIHCKAQMELTEEVGKTVKREYCHEENDEELRKAVHEACYAKAYAIAESGNKNKHEREDAFKAIREEFKATFSEEELAEKSALIDKYYHDVEKEAMRRCILDEGKRLDGRETTEIRPIWSEVGYLPGPHGSAIFTRGETQSLTSVTLGTKLDEKIVDDVLCHGRERFLLHYNFPPFSTGEARAQRGVGRREIGHGNLAHRALKGMIPNNYPYVVRVVSDIMESNGSSSMATVCAGTLALMDAGVKIKKPVSGIAMGLIKNSGEEKYAVLSDILGDEDHLGDMDFKVTGTKDGITATQMDIKVDGLSFEILERALNQAKEGRMHILDKLVETIQEPRCELKDHAPRIETLTIPKEFIGAIIGPGGKIIQGMQEETGATITIEETDGVGRIEIAGTNKQAIDSAIRIIKGIVAVPEVGEVYKGKVRSIMPYGAFIEFLPGKDGLLHISEIDWKRLETVEEAGIKEGDEIEVKLIDIDPKTGKFKLSRKVLLPRPEKN